From the genome of Nitrosomonas sp. Is79A3:
CGTTGACTAATAGCCTCGATCGCTTCAGAACGTGCCTGCTTCTGTTTAATCTTATAAGCCATTCGTAAGTCGGCTTCTGCCAGGCTTGCAATCTTTTCTTCAAACGAAGTATCTTTTACAGGCGGAGTCCAATCCCACGCAGTTACACCCGCTTCATCAGCAAATTCATTGATTGCATTGATAACTGCCTGCATTTGCTCATGGCCAAATATAACCGCGCCCAGCATTACTTCTTCCGATAACTCCATTGCTTCTGACTCCACCATCAAAACGGCTTGTTGCGTTCCTGCAACAACCAAATTCAATTGAGTGTCTTTAAGTTCTGAAGTTGTTGGATTAAGAACGTATTCGTTGTTGATATAACCAACGCGAGCAGCGCCAAGGGGGCCATCAAACGGTATTCCAGAAAGGATAAGCGCAGCGGAAGTGCCGATAATGGAAGGAATATCTGCATCCACTTCAGTATCCGCAGACATTACGGTAGCTACTATCTGTACTTCGTTATAGAAACCTTCGGGAAAGAGCGGACGAATTGGGCGATCAATTAATCGAGAAGTTAGTGTTTCTTTTTCTGAAGGACGTCCTTCTCGTTTAAAGAAACTGCCCGGTATTCTACCCGCAGCGTAAAATTTTTCTTGATAATCCACAGTGAGTGGAAAGAAATCCTGTCCTGGTTTTATAGTTTTTGCACCAACCACAGTAACAAGTACTACTGTATCGTCCATTGTAACCATTACAGCGCCATGAGCTTGTCGTGCTATTTCACCTGTTTCCAATGTAAGTTGATGGCGCCCGTAGGTAATACTCTTCTTAATAGGTTTCAATTAACAATCCCTTTTTCCTTTTTGATAAATTTTTCCGAATTATGAATTGCCCTCAAACCATAGCATCGGTTGTGTAACAATTTGAATGGAAAATAATCTACTTGATTTGCTGCCAGCACAGTTTTGCGAGGAGCGCTTATTTGCGTAAACCAAGACGTTCAATCAGAGTCTGGTAGGCATCATTATTACGTTTTTTTAGATAATCAAGTAGCTTGCGGCGACGACCGACCATGCGTAACAAGCCACGACGGGAATGGTGATCTTTGACATGTGTTTTGAAGTGTCCGATTAGGTCATTGATTCGGGTCGTTAAGAGTGCAACTTGGACTTCTGGAGAGCCAGTATCTCCGTCCGCCCTTTGATAATCGCGCACTACCTGTGCTTTTTGATCGATTGTGATAGACATAAATTTCTCCGCTTAAAATAACCAGTGTAAAAAGCCGGAATTTTACTCTTTAATATTGCTCTTGTCCAAACCAGATCAAAGTGTAGGGGCATTAAATGCTCCTGCGGAATATGTGGTAGAGGATGAGGGTCAATTGATATAGTTGTTTTTAAAATTCTGGTTTTTAATTCCAAGCATAAAGCATTGTTGTTTTTATTAATCTCTGCGGGTTCAATTCCCCGTCCCTTGGACCGAAAGCTGGTTGAAAACCGCAGATTGAAGAGCGTAGTTAATACCCCGCTGATTGCGGCGGGGATTTTCTCAAAGGGGTATAAATATTTCGTAACACCTATTCTAGTAGTGCTCGAATTCTAACCGGCCTTCTCGTCTGATTAATTCATCGATAGTGAGACCCACAGCTGATATGCCATTGAATACCGTTCCCACTCTTTTCTTGTTAAAATGCTCCATCATGGTGGTGTAGGCTCTGGGTGGTAACGGAAAGAATTCGGCTTCTTTTACTAGGAGAATTGCATTCTTCATATAAAATTCAACAAACTCTTTAATTTCAGGTTTCTCAGTTGCTTTCGCATTGACATAGATAAAGATAGGTCGGGATAGCGGTTGATAACTTCCATTTTCAACGGTTTCGACAGACGGGAGAATGCCGCCTTTTCCATTGTTTATCGCTACTGCTGTCACTTTAGTTTGATTCTCGATGTAATAGGCAAAGCCAAAAAAACCCAACCCATTCTTGTTACTCGCTACTCCTTCTACTAATACATTGTCATCCTCGGATTCGGTGAAATCATTCCGGCTTGATTTGATCTTGCCAACGATGGCCTCGGTAAAGTAATCGAAGGTACCGGAATCTGCATCTGCACCATAGAGTTTGAAAGATTCATCGGGCCATGCCGGGTTTATCTGATTCCATTTGGTAATTTTACCTTGAGCTGCGGGCTCCCATATTTTCTTCAGTTCCGCGATCGTCATGGTTGTACTCCAAGAATTCTCTGGGTTCACCGCCACGGTTAATGCATCGAATGCTACCGGAATCTCAATAAATTGCACCCGGGAATTTTTGCAGTCTTTTATTTCATTTTTTAGAATCGGGCGGGAGGCATTAACGATATCAATTTCACCGCGGCAGAATTTCTTGAAACCGCCACCGCTACCGGAGATATTAACGGTTACGCTAACTGCATTTTTTTTTGCGATCTGAAACTTGTCTGCGACTGTTTTTGTGATCGGATAAACGGTGCTCGAGCCATCAATTTTTATAACCGCTTGAGCGCTTGCAACACTGATGATACTAAATGATGCGCTAAATAAAAAAGACAAACTCAGTAACTTAAGGCTGTGTAATTGTAACATTTCACCCTCCATTTGATTGAGATAGCTACCGCACGCCTAGCAACTTCAGTACGCTATGTATGAGAATAGTAACGTATGTTTTTTGACAATAGTAGTATCTTGATAGATAAGTACTTAAATGCTTGTTAGTAGAATCGAAGCTGATATTACCGGGAATTCATGAAATGAGATTCCGAATTCCCTGTTTACATACGCGCAATTTAAGCTGCAGATTTCTTGCGCAGACCTAAAAGTCGACTGTAACTTGCGTCAGGAATGAGCCAAAATCAGCATTATTCCATCCGTGAGTACGTGCACCGGCACCGCCTGAATACCCATTTGTGTTTGTGGTTGGAGTTCCCGCAGTGTTGATATCCAACATATAAATAACATTACTTTGGAATTTAACATTCGAATGGGGATACCAATTTAAACCGAACCTAACCATATCCGCCTTTCCGCCTTTAATCACGCCAGAGTTCATGTCGATGTAATCATAGCCTGCAGCGACTTCCCATGCGCCCCAGCCGGCGCCGTTCCACTGAAATGGACGATTAGGCTTAATCCGGTTTGCCGCACCATTTCTGACATGATAAGCCTTAGATTCGCCGGTCAGGAAGTAGCTTGCAAAACCGTAATAACCTGTCAGATGTTCATCGTTGTACCCGGTGCCATTGATATTGGTGCGTAAGTATTCGCCTTGTGCTGAGAATGGACCGTAAACAAGCCATGATTCTGCGCCATAGCGATCGTAACTGCTCACCCGGCGGTGAAGCGGATCACTCAGCGCGCCTGTGCTTAAGTTGCCGGTATTCAGTATATTAGTACGATCTACGTTGGTTCCAGGGAAGGCAAAGAACGACATCCCGCCGCCGCCGCCGTTGGATCCTTCACCAACCATTGTGCCGTCTGCTCGATACTGGGTATTAACTGCGGTGTGTCCCGCAGAGATACCGACATGCATGAACTTGGTTTCGCTTTCCATCCAGGGTCTGCCGCTGACACGGCCGATGCCTTGCCAGCCGGTGTCGCCAGAACCGTTATTGCGGCTTTGATTGCCGTTAGCGTTTACAGAAGTGGAAGCAGCCGACCAGGAACCAATCGGTTCTGTTTGAAAAGCCAAGCCGGTTTGCCACCGCTGAACAGCGTAGTTGGCACCGATACCTGTTTTGTAGGTATTGGGATTGTCGACGAATGAGTTGACCGACATATGACGTTCAATGAATGTTAGGTAACGGTTACTGGCAGCTTCTTCCAAACTGAATGGTTCTTTAAATGAGCCAATTTTATAAGATAATGCATTGGTATGATTTAAACGTACAAATGCATCGGTAATGCCGGATCCGACTGAGCCATTGCCACGGCTAAAGTCATATTCGAATTTGTAATCCCATACTTTGTAAAAAGTACCTTCAACGCCAAGACGTGCACGG
Proteins encoded in this window:
- the rpsO gene encoding 30S ribosomal protein S15, translating into MSITIDQKAQVVRDYQRADGDTGSPEVQVALLTTRINDLIGHFKTHVKDHHSRRGLLRMVGRRRKLLDYLKKRNNDAYQTLIERLGLRK
- a CDS encoding PstS family phosphate ABC transporter substrate-binding protein, which codes for MLQLHSLKLLSLSFLFSASFSIISVASAQAVIKIDGSSTVYPITKTVADKFQIAKKNAVSVTVNISGSGGGFKKFCRGEIDIVNASRPILKNEIKDCKNSRVQFIEIPVAFDALTVAVNPENSWSTTMTIAELKKIWEPAAQGKITKWNQINPAWPDESFKLYGADADSGTFDYFTEAIVGKIKSSRNDFTESEDDNVLVEGVASNKNGLGFFGFAYYIENQTKVTAVAINNGKGGILPSVETVENGSYQPLSRPIFIYVNAKATEKPEIKEFVEFYMKNAILLVKEAEFFPLPPRAYTTMMEHFNKKRVGTVFNGISAVGLTIDELIRREGRLEFEHY
- a CDS encoding porin; amino-acid sequence: MGSFVKAEEAGKKAETPKTPSAPALASTDASRKTEVTELAPVQEDQRLEAGNRTGGDRLTRLREKAEKEQLKGQVSVLEERVKEVEKIHGNFDDRGLHWSTKDGNFSVSLNGRIQPASQYNFINEPDPAFGTNTPNELNSGMNIRRARLGVEGTFYKVWDYKFEYDFSRGNGSVGSGITDAFVRLNHTNALSYKIGSFKEPFSLEEAASNRYLTFIERHMSVNSFVDNPNTYKTGIGANYAVQRWQTGLAFQTEPIGSWSAASTSVNANGNQSRNNGSGDTGWQGIGRVSGRPWMESETKFMHVGISAGHTAVNTQYRADGTMVGEGSNGGGGGMSFFAFPGTNVDRTNILNTGNLSTGALSDPLHRRVSSYDRYGAESWLVYGPFSAQGEYLRTNINGTGYNDEHLTGYYGFASYFLTGESKAYHVRNGAANRIKPNRPFQWNGAGWGAWEVAAGYDYIDMNSGVIKGGKADMVRFGLNWYPHSNVKFQSNVIYMLDINTAGTPTTNTNGYSGGAGARTHGWNNADFGSFLTQVTVDF